From a single Nicotiana tabacum cultivar K326 chromosome 8, ASM71507v2, whole genome shotgun sequence genomic region:
- the LOC107806199 gene encoding RNA-directed DNA methylation 4 isoform X2, producing MAAVAESSSVPSKEDKPVIVRVKRKAFQSRVDAFWLEINERPLKRPLLDFEKLSISDSSSRVEELKSRKVLVRHVETVTSSKVTVDILKSFASAPVDSSEVKEKAEIRRSFRAENKQDQLLAKAKQKQEDLSKNARFEQIWKSRKEKEKLMHDEELNEMCRLYDVIRVDTEEKKHEVQEETTDLEDHRMMSQYLPLLREVMPSAAEEIESEIHNYKAKQGSSDGYVYDYYAVKDDTNTDEDIASPFPLVQVDDDDDYYDGPDYSDDDSDDSNAEHNPWNDYPDEEESEDEDEDETQSSGDKSEVLSSTSQDQYGSETVGVISFQNEDVGREDWSDYADPLVDGESDGEDYNDDDEDIW from the exons ATGGCTGCAGTCGCCGAGAGTTCTTCAGTTCCGTCGAAGGAAGACAAGCCTGTCATTGTTAGAGTTAAGAGAAAAGCTTTCCAATCTCGCGTCGACGCTTTCT GGCTCGAAATCAACGAGAGGCCATTGAAACGGCCGTTGCTTGACTTTGAGAAGCTTTCAATTTCTGATTCTTCAAGTAGAG tGGAGGAATTGAAGAGCAGAAAGGTTCTTGTGCGACATGTGGAGACAGTAACTAGCTCAAAGGTTACCGTTGATATCCTGAAGTCGTTTGCG TCGGCTCCAGTAGATTCTTCGGAAGTCAAAGAGAAAGCTGAGATAAGGCGAAGTTTTAGGGCAGAAAAT AAACAAGATCAACTACTTGCCAAGGCTAAGCAAAAGCAAGAG GATTTGTCAAAAAATGCCCGGTTTGAGCAAATATGGAAAagcagaaaagaaaaggaaaaactgaTGCACGACGAAGAGCTGAATGAGATGTGTCGACTATATGATGTTATTCGTGTTGATACCGAAGAAAAAAAGCATGAAGTGCAAGAGGA GACTACCGATTTAGAAGATCACAGGATGATGTCCCAATATTTGCCTCTCTTACGAGAAGTCATGCCTAGTGCTGCTGAAGAAATTGAGTCAGAGATTCATAATTACAAGGCCAAACAAG GGTCTTCAGATGGTTATGTATATGATTATTATGCTGTTAAGGATGATACCAACACCGACGAAGATATTGCTAGCCCTTTTCCATT GGTAcaggttgatgatgatgatgactaCTATGATGGTCCTGATTATTCAGACGAcgattctgatgattccaatg CTGAACACAATCCCTGGAATGATTATCCAGATGAAGAGGAATCTGAAGATGAGGATGAAGATGAAACACAGTCATCAGGTGACAAATCAGAAGTTTTAAGCAGCACTTCTCAAGACCAATATGGATCCGAAACTGTTGGTGTAATTTCTTTTCAAAATGAGGACGTGGGCCGAGAGGACTGGTCAGATTATGCAGATCCATTAGTTGATGGTGAGTCCGATGGTGAAGATTacaatgatgatgatgaagacatTTGGTGA
- the LOC107806199 gene encoding RNA-directed DNA methylation 4 isoform X1 yields the protein MAAVAESSSVPSKEDKPVIVRVKRKAFQSRVDAFWLEINERPLKRPLLDFEKLSISDSSSRVEELKSRKVLVRHVETVTSSKVTVDILKSFAQSAPVDSSEVKEKAEIRRSFRAENKQDQLLAKAKQKQEDLSKNARFEQIWKSRKEKEKLMHDEELNEMCRLYDVIRVDTEEKKHEVQEETTDLEDHRMMSQYLPLLREVMPSAAEEIESEIHNYKAKQGSSDGYVYDYYAVKDDTNTDEDIASPFPLVQVDDDDDYYDGPDYSDDDSDDSNAEHNPWNDYPDEEESEDEDEDETQSSGDKSEVLSSTSQDQYGSETVGVISFQNEDVGREDWSDYADPLVDGESDGEDYNDDDEDIW from the exons ATGGCTGCAGTCGCCGAGAGTTCTTCAGTTCCGTCGAAGGAAGACAAGCCTGTCATTGTTAGAGTTAAGAGAAAAGCTTTCCAATCTCGCGTCGACGCTTTCT GGCTCGAAATCAACGAGAGGCCATTGAAACGGCCGTTGCTTGACTTTGAGAAGCTTTCAATTTCTGATTCTTCAAGTAGAG tGGAGGAATTGAAGAGCAGAAAGGTTCTTGTGCGACATGTGGAGACAGTAACTAGCTCAAAGGTTACCGTTGATATCCTGAAGTCGTTTGCG CAGTCGGCTCCAGTAGATTCTTCGGAAGTCAAAGAGAAAGCTGAGATAAGGCGAAGTTTTAGGGCAGAAAAT AAACAAGATCAACTACTTGCCAAGGCTAAGCAAAAGCAAGAG GATTTGTCAAAAAATGCCCGGTTTGAGCAAATATGGAAAagcagaaaagaaaaggaaaaactgaTGCACGACGAAGAGCTGAATGAGATGTGTCGACTATATGATGTTATTCGTGTTGATACCGAAGAAAAAAAGCATGAAGTGCAAGAGGA GACTACCGATTTAGAAGATCACAGGATGATGTCCCAATATTTGCCTCTCTTACGAGAAGTCATGCCTAGTGCTGCTGAAGAAATTGAGTCAGAGATTCATAATTACAAGGCCAAACAAG GGTCTTCAGATGGTTATGTATATGATTATTATGCTGTTAAGGATGATACCAACACCGACGAAGATATTGCTAGCCCTTTTCCATT GGTAcaggttgatgatgatgatgactaCTATGATGGTCCTGATTATTCAGACGAcgattctgatgattccaatg CTGAACACAATCCCTGGAATGATTATCCAGATGAAGAGGAATCTGAAGATGAGGATGAAGATGAAACACAGTCATCAGGTGACAAATCAGAAGTTTTAAGCAGCACTTCTCAAGACCAATATGGATCCGAAACTGTTGGTGTAATTTCTTTTCAAAATGAGGACGTGGGCCGAGAGGACTGGTCAGATTATGCAGATCCATTAGTTGATGGTGAGTCCGATGGTGAAGATTacaatgatgatgatgaagacatTTGGTGA
- the LOC107806199 gene encoding RNA-directed DNA methylation 4 isoform X3, with translation MAAVAESSSVPSKEDKPVIVRVKRKAFQSRVDAFWLEINERPLKRPLLDFEKLSISDSSSRVEELKSRKVLVRHVETVTSSKVTVDILKSFAQSAPVDSSEVKEKAEIRRSFRAENKQDQLLAKAKQKQEDLSKNARFEQIWKSRKEKEKLMHDEELNEMCRLYDVIRVDTEEKKHEVQEETTDLEDHRMMSQYLPLLREVMPSAAEEIESEIHNYKAKQGSSDGYVYDYYAVKDDTNTDEDIASPFPLLMMMMTTMMVLIIQTTILMIPMLNTIPGMIIQMKRNLKMRMKMKHSHQVTNQKF, from the exons ATGGCTGCAGTCGCCGAGAGTTCTTCAGTTCCGTCGAAGGAAGACAAGCCTGTCATTGTTAGAGTTAAGAGAAAAGCTTTCCAATCTCGCGTCGACGCTTTCT GGCTCGAAATCAACGAGAGGCCATTGAAACGGCCGTTGCTTGACTTTGAGAAGCTTTCAATTTCTGATTCTTCAAGTAGAG tGGAGGAATTGAAGAGCAGAAAGGTTCTTGTGCGACATGTGGAGACAGTAACTAGCTCAAAGGTTACCGTTGATATCCTGAAGTCGTTTGCG CAGTCGGCTCCAGTAGATTCTTCGGAAGTCAAAGAGAAAGCTGAGATAAGGCGAAGTTTTAGGGCAGAAAAT AAACAAGATCAACTACTTGCCAAGGCTAAGCAAAAGCAAGAG GATTTGTCAAAAAATGCCCGGTTTGAGCAAATATGGAAAagcagaaaagaaaaggaaaaactgaTGCACGACGAAGAGCTGAATGAGATGTGTCGACTATATGATGTTATTCGTGTTGATACCGAAGAAAAAAAGCATGAAGTGCAAGAGGA GACTACCGATTTAGAAGATCACAGGATGATGTCCCAATATTTGCCTCTCTTACGAGAAGTCATGCCTAGTGCTGCTGAAGAAATTGAGTCAGAGATTCATAATTACAAGGCCAAACAAG GGTCTTCAGATGGTTATGTATATGATTATTATGCTGTTAAGGATGATACCAACACCGACGAAGATATTGCTAGCCCTTTTCCATT gttgatgatgatgatgactaCTATGATGGTCCTGATTATTCAGACGAcgattctgatgattccaatg CTGAACACAATCCCTGGAATGATTATCCAGATGAAGAGGAATCTGAAGATGAGGATGAAGATGAAACACAGTCATCAGGTGACAAATCAGAAGTTTTAA